The genomic DNA GGAAAAATGCTCCTAATCTTGGATAAGAATGCGCTCTAAAATTTAAAATATCTTTGCTTCCAAATAATGGAGGTTGAAAGCCCATAACACTTCCATCTGGATTAGTAAACTTCATAATGGCTTTAGGATCTAAGTCATGCCCATAATCGTGCTCCCATAGATAGAAATCATAAAGTCCTGCACTACTTAAAACGATCATTAAAATAAACCAGAATAAGAACCATTTATAGTTGCCTTTATAAGCAATTAATAGGCCTATAACAGTTGTAATAATAATTCCTATGGGAAAAATTTTAAATTCAGGAATTGCTTCAGGAATGTATTTCATTCCTACGTAATGGTTCATCAAATTAATGTTTTTAATATCATGTGGGTGTACATCAGAAAAATCATTAATATGAATATACATACCTAGCGGAGTTGGGTATTGCGGTGCTTCCAGTGTTATTTTCCACAGGGGAAAAAAGAATAGCCCTAGAGGTAATAAAGCCGCAATTAGCATGATGATATTTGATCTTTTCATCTTTATAATTCCCGCGAAAACGAGAATCTCGTTTTTAGTTATACTATTATTTTTTAAGGTGTTATCCTTAATCAAGAGCATTAAGCATTCAAATATTAATTAGTAGAATACTTTTGAGAGTCCTGCTTTACTGAAACAAGTTCAGTACAAGTTGCAGGAATTTTAGTGTCGTAAAAAAGAAAGGCGAGAGCGAAATGAATAACTCTCGCCTTAAATAGGGAAATAAACACTAAAACAAAATTTCCCTTCTATTCAATATCTTCACCAAGCGACCATTTTAAAGGTGTATTGGCATTTGCTGGAGATACGCGAACGTAACCTTGCATTTCTTGATGTAATGCAGAACAGAAATCTGTACAATAAAAAGGCCATACACCTACTTGTTTGGGTTCCCATAAAAAGGTTTCTGTTTGTCCTGGCATAATTAGTAGTTCTGAAGTATTAGCCCCAATCATACTTACACCATGAGGCACATCGTAATCCTGCTCTAAATTTGTTACATGGAAATATACTTTGTCACCTACTTTAACACCTTCTATATTATCCGGTGCAAAGTGACTACGTATCGTGGTCATGTAAACATGAACCGTTTTACCATCTCTAACAACTTTTGCATCAGCTTCAATTAAAGTTGCATAGGGGTGTTTGTTGTCTTCTAATTTGAAAAGTTTTTTAGAACGTGGTTTTATTAAATCTGCAGGGCATCCAGCTGCATAGTGAGGTTCTCCAATGGTTGGAAAATCTAATAAAAGTTCCATTTTTTCTCCAGAAATATCATAAAGTTGAGCCGACTGTGTTACTTCGGGACCTGTTGGTAAATAACGATCTTTGGTAATTTTATTCATGGCTACGACATATTTTCCCCAAGGTTTTTGTGAGTTTCCTCCAGGAATCATTAAGTGACCAACGGAATAGTAACAAGGTTGTCTGTCTACAACTTCCCAGGTTCCTAATTTCCATTTTACAACTTCAGAAGAAATAAAGAAGGTTGTATAGGCGTTTCCTTTACCATCAAATTCTGTATGTAAAGGTCCTAAACCAGGTTGTTCAACTACACCGGCTAATACATCTTCAAAATTTAAGATAGGAATTCCGTAAGCATCACCAGCTACTTTATTATTCTCAATAGCAGCTAGCATTTTAGTGAAAGAATGTACTGTTAAATTAGCAGATAATTTTCCGTTACCAACTATGTATTCTCCAGTTGGATCTACGTCACAACCATGAGGAGATTTTGGTGTTGGTAAGAAATAAACAGCACCAGGAACATCTAATGGATTTACAACACGTACTTCTTTTTTCATTGTAGAAGTAGCCGAATGTGTTGCTTCATCATAAACGTTATGTGCATAGTTTGTTGGCATCATGGTACCACCACCATTGTTTACATATTCCTCAATTTTTTTCCAGTTAACTGCTGCAATAAAATCTTTATCATTTTGAGATGCATTTACCTCCATAAGCGTACTTGCCTCTTCGGTATTATAAGTAGTAAAGAAGAACCATCCATGAGATTTTCCACGACCGGGGTGTGATAAATCATAATCAAAACCAGGCATTATTAATTGGAATTTAATATCCATATGCCCATGTTCCGGATCTATAGAAATGAAAGATAAAGATCCTTTAAAGTTGCCTTTATAGTCTTTTATAGGCATGTCTTTTTGAGGGATTGGCACAGAGAAACGCGTTCCTGCAACCACATATTCTGAATTTTCAGTTACAAAAGAAGAACTGTGATTGCCTGCACTATTTGGAACTTCAATAATTTCTGTAGTCTCAAAAGTTGATAAGTCTATTTTTGCTATACGAGGGGTGTTATTACCATTAATAAATACCCAACGTCCATCTACAACACCGTTTGTTTGAGAAATGTCCGGATGATGTGCATCATCCCAAGGTACAAAACCATGCGATGTGTTTAGCATAGGTTTTGTTTCTTCGTTGTATCCATAAGCTTTTTCAGCATCTTGAGAAAATACGGGAATGACTTTAAATAAACGTCCAGATGGCAAACCGTAAACAGAAAGCTGTCCACTAAACCCACCAGATATAAAAGCGTAGAATTCGTCATGTTCTCCAGGAGCTACATAAACTTTTTCTGCAGCACTGCTAGAAAGGGCTCCAGAATTATTAGATTTAGATGCATTATCACAGCTTGTAAAAGCTACAAGAACACTTAATAATGCAAGCGTTGATTTTAAAATAGTCTTCATTGTCTTTTAAATTTAGTTAGTGTTTTAATTATTCCGTAGGAGGTAATAATACTTTATCAATAACATGTACAATACCATTACCTGCTGGTACACTTGCAATAATTTTAGCACCACCAATTAGTGGTTCGCCGTCTATAATTTCTACTTTAACATAACCGTTGTTTGCTTGCCCTAGTTTTTTAAATTTTTTGAGAAAATCTTTCGAGTAATTTCCAGGTGTTACGTGGTATTTTAAGATATTGGCTAAAGCATCTTTGTTTTCTGGCTTCAATAAATTTTCTACAGTGCCTTCTGGTAAAGCTGCAAATGCCTCATTTGTTGGTGCAAATACCATTAATGGGCCTGCGTTTACTAAAGCATTTTCTAACTCTGCTGCTTGAACAGCTGCGACTAAAGTTGTATGATCTTTAGAGCCAATGGCTATGTGCAAAACTGTAGGTTTACCTTCATCATCTTTTATAAAAGCCTGTCCAGATTTTTCTTTTGGAGCGGTTACTTCTTCAGATTTTGAATTTGTTGAGGTCTCTTTGTTTTCGTTTTTACAAGCTGTGAATGTTATAATACACAGCAGCGTGAGAATAGTCTGCTTTAATGTTTTCATCTGTTTGTATTTAGTGTTAGTTAGTAGCCAGACCTGCCTGCCTATTGGTAGGTGTCACTCACATAGTAAATATTTCAGGTCATATCGAAATTTTTAATTATGTCCATTTCATTAGAGGGTTATTCTAATGTTCTAAAATATTCTAATATAGCTCTGGCATCTTCTTCTGATAAATTCTGATTTGCCATAGGGGAACCATTAAATTCAATAAGTAATGCTTTTGCTAAAGGATCTTTTTGAACCATTTCATCTGGATTCAATATCATATTCATAACCCATTCAGGAGAACGTCTGCTTAAAATATTTTTTGGAGCAGGCCCAATAAATTTTTTGTCTGGTCTGTGACAGGCAGCACACATTTTCTTAAATACATCAGCACCATGATTTGCCATAGTTTGATCTATTTCTGAAGCAAGACTAATAAATGAAATAGGGCCAATACCTTTGTTATCTAAATCTATTTGTTTAGATGCAGGTACGGACTCTACTTTTTTTGTTTTTTGTTCTGTAGGCGCTTTTTTCTCATAGGAAAACCCTTCTTTCTTTTTTTCTTCTTTACCACCACAGCCTATAAAAAATGATATAAATAATAGCATTACAATATTTAGTGCTTTTTTCATGTTTAGTTTAATTTAGTGGCACAAATTTAAAACCATATGTTTCAATAAAATATGATAAAAATCATATTCAAGACAAAAACATCCTCTTTATCTTTGTCTTATGTTTACTATAATTTAAAATATGTTATCAAATTCATCAAAATATGCTATTAAGGCGGTATTATTTTTAGCCTTAAATGCTAGTGAAAAGAAAAAAGTAATGGTTAAGGATATTTCTAAACCAATAAACGTTCCACAAGCTTATATTGCCAAATTATTACAGCCATTAGTTAAAGAAGACATAGTGTCTTCTTCCAGAGGACCAAGAGGAGGATTTTATTTAGATGAAAATAATATGAACCATTCTATAATGAGCATTGTAAATGTTATAGATGGTGAGAAAAGATTAAAATCTTGCTTAATGAGTTTAAAAAAATGTAATGAAGAAAAGCCTTGTCCATTGCATAATGAGTTAAGTGCTTCAAGAGCTCAGATATTGAATAATTTAAAATCTAGAACGATTAAAGATTTAATCAAAGAAGTTGAAGCAGGAAATGCTTTTCTGCCTCTTTAATTTCGGTTTAAAAATAAAACCTTACAAAAGGTACCCAAGGGTCAATATAAATACTTTTGTTGTCATCATATAAAATATCATACCTCACTCCAAAAGTCACATTGCCACTTCTATAACCAGCACCAAGAAATAAAGCAGGAGACCAATAGTTATCGTTAAGAATATTTAAATTCGTGTTATAGCGTCGGTTTACATGAAGTTGTTCAAATTCAGCCGAAAGTTGTATCTCATTAATAACATTATATAACCCAATTAAACTGCCTCCTAAAATGGTCGATTTATAAACATCTTTTTGATTGTCGAATGTCCCATTAAGTCCCAGCCCTAAAGCAAAAGACTTATTAAATTCGTAAATAGCACTGGGAGCTAGGGTTCCGCTAAAAAAATCATTGCCAAAATTTAATCCAATACCGCCACCAAAGCGAACATGACTCCAGAAATGATTGGTTTCTTGTTGCGCAATTAAATGGTTTAGACTAAATAAAACAACAAAAATAATTAAGAGTGTTTTTTTGTTAATCATAAGCAATGTCTTCGACAAAATTAGAAATCGTTAAAAAATTAACAAGTAATAATAGCATATTCGTTAAAAGGATATTGTCTGTCTATAAATATAGTGAAAGAAACATCTAATTTTAGTAAAAGTTGTATTTTTGGAGAATATTTTGACTAACCTACACGGGATTAAAAATAACAATGGATAAATTTTCATTTTTAAACGCAGCACATACAGCATATTTTGCTGATTTATACGATCAATATTTACAGAATCCGGATTCGGTAGAACCTAGTTGGAGAGCTTTCTTCCAAGGGTACGATTTTGGTAGTGATAACTATGGATTAGATGGGGAGATTGTAGAAGGTGTTTCTACTCAAATTCCAGAACACGTTCAAAAGGAATTTAATGTTGTTAGGCTTATTGATGGTTACAGGATGCGTGGTCATTTGTTTACTAAAACAAATCCAGTAAGAGAGCGTAGAAGTTATACGCCTACTTTAGAATTACAAAATTTCGATCTTTCCGAAAACGATTTAGATACTGTTTTTAATGCAGGAGAAATTCTAGGCATTGGAGCTAAAACATTGCGTAGAATAATCACTCATTTAGAAAATATTTATTGTAGTTCTATTGGTGTTGAGTATATGTATTTGCGAAACCCAGAGGTTATTAGCTGGTGGCAAACTCAACTTAATGAAAATGATAATCAGCCTAATTATTCGGTAGAAACCAAAAAATATATACTTTCTAAATTGAATCAAGCGGTTACGTTTGAAAACTTTTTGCAAACAAAATATGTAGGACAAAAACGTTTTTCCTTAGAAGGAGGCGAGTCTTTAATTCCAGCAATTAGTAA from Flavivirga abyssicola includes the following:
- the nosZ gene encoding Sec-dependent nitrous-oxide reductase, with amino-acid sequence MKTILKSTLALLSVLVAFTSCDNASKSNNSGALSSSAAEKVYVAPGEHDEFYAFISGGFSGQLSVYGLPSGRLFKVIPVFSQDAEKAYGYNEETKPMLNTSHGFVPWDDAHHPDISQTNGVVDGRWVFINGNNTPRIAKIDLSTFETTEIIEVPNSAGNHSSSFVTENSEYVVAGTRFSVPIPQKDMPIKDYKGNFKGSLSFISIDPEHGHMDIKFQLIMPGFDYDLSHPGRGKSHGWFFFTTYNTEEASTLMEVNASQNDKDFIAAVNWKKIEEYVNNGGGTMMPTNYAHNVYDEATHSATSTMKKEVRVVNPLDVPGAVYFLPTPKSPHGCDVDPTGEYIVGNGKLSANLTVHSFTKMLAAIENNKVAGDAYGIPILNFEDVLAGVVEQPGLGPLHTEFDGKGNAYTTFFISSEVVKWKLGTWEVVDRQPCYYSVGHLMIPGGNSQKPWGKYVVAMNKITKDRYLPTGPEVTQSAQLYDISGEKMELLLDFPTIGEPHYAAGCPADLIKPRSKKLFKLEDNKHPYATLIEADAKVVRDGKTVHVYMTTIRSHFAPDNIEGVKVGDKVYFHVTNLEQDYDVPHGVSMIGANTSELLIMPGQTETFLWEPKQVGVWPFYCTDFCSALHQEMQGYVRVSPANANTPLKWSLGEDIE
- a CDS encoding c-type cytochrome encodes the protein MKKALNIVMLLFISFFIGCGGKEEKKKEGFSYEKKAPTEQKTKKVESVPASKQIDLDNKGIGPISFISLASEIDQTMANHGADVFKKMCAACHRPDKKFIGPAPKNILSRRSPEWVMNMILNPDEMVQKDPLAKALLIEFNGSPMANQNLSEEDARAILEYFRTLE
- a CDS encoding alpha-ketoglutarate decarboxylase — protein: MINKKTLLIIFVVLFSLNHLIAQQETNHFWSHVRFGGGIGLNFGNDFFSGTLAPSAIYEFNKSFALGLGLNGTFDNQKDVYKSTILGGSLIGLYNVINEIQLSAEFEQLHVNRRYNTNLNILNDNYWSPALFLGAGYRSGNVTFGVRYDILYDDNKSIYIDPWVPFVRFYF
- a CDS encoding RrF2 family transcriptional regulator; translated protein: MLSNSSKYAIKAVLFLALNASEKKKVMVKDISKPINVPQAYIAKLLQPLVKEDIVSSSRGPRGGFYLDENNMNHSIMSIVNVIDGEKRLKSCLMSLKKCNEEKPCPLHNELSASRAQILNNLKSRTIKDLIKEVEAGNAFLPL
- a CDS encoding fasciclin domain-containing protein, which encodes MKTLKQTILTLLCIITFTACKNENKETSTNSKSEEVTAPKEKSGQAFIKDDEGKPTVLHIAIGSKDHTTLVAAVQAAELENALVNAGPLMVFAPTNEAFAALPEGTVENLLKPENKDALANILKYHVTPGNYSKDFLKKFKKLGQANNGYVKVEIIDGEPLIGGAKIIASVPAGNGIVHVIDKVLLPPTE